In Aphelocoma coerulescens isolate FSJ_1873_10779 chromosome 3, UR_Acoe_1.0, whole genome shotgun sequence, a single window of DNA contains:
- the TAF1A gene encoding TATA box-binding protein-associated factor RNA polymerase I subunit A has translation MDSFLEEEDEEAVVVVGKRKRRRRSPAAQAALQPPLHLPFLPPQPASSHEHKLNFRKSKEACLSYIQDAMLQKQWKRAAEFLTCYVESLEKDYSREHIGPSEMIWRIGTEILWHHSQSSMKEFNCFMEQMKTLGVKRYLKVCLEHVFHLLCNGQIDEAYQNLSLAESWRFGEQTAIQDKEMKLIEAYRGLLDYYSWSKQKNILLEHSEDGFSDLAVEQEMHSYFRKAAVNMKEIIKIPGVWDVFVKCYVDLLEFYGDHNEARQVLNEYAYNSKFPANPNAHVYLYQFLKRQGESKKSLISALKILHDIVPSHELMIDFNTMLQKSKKRKKRRLGLEVIFAALDYAGWKENAKAWSCLARQVKQIVISEKHLDWIKQEWNSRKDWWPAFHFSRYLAKRNWQENKSLSYEKALVAGILLGKDCKYFKHVSHQGCKTQLKKFRMLKKFVNRHNPVYLRISGPPDSSV, from the exons ATGGACAGCTTcctggaggaggaagatgaggaggcgGTGGTGGTGGtagggaagagaaaaaggaggaggaggagccccgCCGCTCAGGCGGCCTTGCAGCCGCCCCTgcacctgcccttcctgccGCCGCAGCCGG cATCTTCCCATGAACACAAATTAAACTTCAGGAAGAGCAAGGAAGCATGTTTAAGTTACATTCAGGATGCCATGCTACAAAAGCAGTGGAAAAGGGCTGCAGAGTTCCTGACCTGCTATGTTGAGTCACTAGAGAAGGACTATTCCAGAGAACACATTGGTCCCTCAGAG ATGATTTGGAGAATAGGAACTGAAATTTTGTGGCATCATTCCCAAAGCAGCATGAAAGAGTTCAACTGTTTCATGGAACAGATGAAAACTTTAGGAGTAAAAAGGTACCTGAAG GTCTGCTTGGAGCATGTCTTCCATCTCCTCTGTAATGGGCAAATAGACGAAGCCTACCAGAACCTGTCCCTGGCAGAAAGCTGGAGGTTTGGAGAGCAAACAGCCATTCAGGATAAGGAAATGAAGCTGATTGAGGCTTACAGGGGACTCTTGGACTACTATAGCTGGTCTAAGCAGAAGAACATCCTATTAGAGCACA GTGAGGATGGCTTTTCAGACTTGGCTGTGGAGCAGGAAATGCATAGTTACTTTCGGAAGGCAGCAGTGAACATGAAGGAGATTATTAAAATACCTGGAGTCTGGGATGTCTTTGTGAAATGCTATGTGGAT TTGTTGGAGTTCTATGGAGACCACAATGAAGCCCGCCAAGTGTTAAATGAATATGCCTACAACTCCAAGTTTCCTGCTAACCCCAATGCTCATGTCTACCTCTATCAGTTCCTCAAGAGGCAGGGTGAATCAAAGAAGTCCCTCATATCTGCACTGAAG atctTGCATGATATTGTTCCTTCACATGAGCTAATGATAGATTTTAATACCATGCTTCAAAAATCAA agaaaagaaaaaaacgtCGACTGGGCCTGGAAGTTATTTTTGCAGCCTTGGATTatgctggctggaaagaaaatgcaaaagcatGGAGCTGTTTGGCAAGACAGGTGAAACAAATTGTAAT ctctgagAAGCATCTCGACTGGATCAAGCAAGAGTGGAACTCCAGGAAGGACTGGTGGCCAGCCTTCCATTTTAGCCGTTACTTGGCAAAAAGGAATtggcaggaaaataaaagcctTTCATATGAAAAAGCTCTGGTGGCTGGAATCCTACTGGGAAAGG atTGCAAATACTTTAAACATGTATCACACCAAGGCTGCAAAACTCAACTGAAGAAGTTTCGGATGCTGAAGAAGTTTGTGAACAGGCACAATCCTGTCTACCTGAGAATATCTGGTCCTCCAGATTCCTCTGTTTAG
- the HHIPL2 gene encoding LOW QUALITY PROTEIN: HHIP-like protein 2 (The sequence of the model RefSeq protein was modified relative to this genomic sequence to represent the inferred CDS: inserted 4 bases in 3 codons; substituted 2 bases at 2 genomic stop codons), with product MEPQAGKSRSSSGVSFPCPHVCVCLSLLCLTGTLLGHPQCLDYGPPFQPPLPLEFCSAYENFGCYDRERDNSIAAKYWDIMVYMDPQGHKQCGTYIKDILCQECSPYAAHLCDAENSWTPLRSLPGLCFDYCSELHLSCYSAIRLLTGDKHIQECCETNRTRFCRLLQLQDEDYCFPQVLQNSALSHSLGSALEGSGGCVQLHLAEVANGLRNPVLMAHAADQTHSAFVAKQLGLVWVYXPDGSQLEEPFLDIQRIVQATPXGFLGMAFHPKHXDNRKFYIYYSYVDKNRVEKIRISELKALASDANKADPHSERYLLELEEPAANHSGGQLLFGVDGYLYVFTGDGGRAGDPFGKFGNAQNRSTFLGKVLRIDVDRRSPDGKPCCIPPHNPFVSDPKARPEVYAYGVRNMCCCAVDRGDPVTKEGTGRIFCGDVGQNRFEEIDLIVKGGNYGWRAKERFECYDTKLCHDSSLDDILPIFAYGRSVGKSVTGGFVYRGCESLNLNGLYIFGDFMNSXLMALQEDEKTNKWKKQDICIGSTTACAFPGMISSYSKFIISFAEDEAGELYFMSXSYPSAYAPHGSLYKLIDLSRRAPPGKCKYKPVPVKTQSKWISFVPCAKTVLELLNEPSTTKPPKKSSTLTAATPRVSSKKAKRTPSTKIKASTVKAAPSGKGRQRVKAEAESHKGKKVAHNSRTAPAPRLPRKKSSHLARTKEVLPKKAAPVKGKLENRRKKELLELSDVPEKASHV from the exons ATGGAG CCACAGGCTGGAAAgagcagaagcagctctggAGTTTCTTTTCCTTGCCCACATGTGTGTGTTTGCCTCTCCTTGTTGTGCCTCACAGGCACTCTGCTGGGACATCCTCAGTGTCTGGATTATGGGCCACCTTTCCAGCCCCCTTTGCCCTTGGAGTTCTGCTCTGCCTATGAAAACTTTGGCTGCTATGACCGGGAGAGAGACAACAGCATTGCAGCAAAATACTGGGACATCATGGTTTacatggatccccaggggcatAAACAGTGTGGAACATACATCAAAGATATCCTGTGTCA GGAATGCTCTCCATATGCTGCACATCTCTGTGATGCAGAAAACTCTTGGACCCCTCTAAGAAGCCTGCCAGGACTTTGTTTTGACTACTGCTCTGAGCTTCACCTCAGCTGCTACTCTGCCATCCGCCTGCTGACCGGTGACAAGCACATCCAGGAGTGCTGCGAGACAAACAGGACCCGCTTCTGCcgcctcctgcagctccaggatgaGGATTACTGCTTCCCCCAGGTGCTGCAGAACTCGGCCCTGAGCCACAGCCTGGGCTCGGCGCTGGAGGGGAGTGGGGGCTGCGTCCAGCTGCACCTGGCTGAGGTTGCCAATGGCCTGAGGAACCCGGTGCTGATGGCCCACGCCGCTGACCAGACCCACAGCGCCTTTGTAGCCAAGCAGCTGGGCCTTGTCTGGGTCT TACCTGATGGCAGCCAGCTGGAGGAGCCATTCCTGGATATTCAGAGGATAGTGCAGGCTACCCC GGGCTTCCTGGGGATGGCTTTCCACCCCAAGCATTAGGACAACAGGAAGTTTTATATCTATTACTCATACGTGGATAAGAACCGAGTGGAAAAGATCAGGATCAGTGAACTGAAGGCTTTGGCATCTGATGCCAACAAAGCTGATCCACATTCTGAAAGGTA cctcctcgAGCTTGAGGAACCAGCTGCAAATCACAGTGGTGGGCAGCTGCTCTTTGGTGTGGATGGCTATTTGTATGTATTCacaggggatggagggagagcTGGAGACCCTTTTGGAAAATTTGGGAATGCTCAGAA tAGGAGTACTTTTTTGGGGAAAGTGTTGAGGATTGATGTGGATAGAAGAAGCCCTGATGGAAAGCCTTGCTGTATCCCTCCTCATAATCCATTTGTGTCTGATCCCAAAGCCCGCCCAGAGGTTTATGCCTACGGGGTCAGGAATATGTGCTGCTGTGCAGTGGACAGAGGGGACCCTGTCACAaaagaggggacagggaggataTTCTGTGGGGATGTTGGGCAGAACAGGTTTGAGGAAATTGACCTCATTGTTAAAGGAGGGAACTATGGCTGGAGAGCAAAGGAGAGGTTTGAATGCTATGACACAAAGCTTTGCCACGATTCCTCCTTGG ATGACATTCTGCCAATATTTGCATATGGCCGCAGTGTGGGCAAGTCAGTTACTGGAGGCTTTGTCTACAGGGGATGTGAATCACTCAACTTGAACGGCCTTTATATTTTTGGTGATTTCATGAACAG TTGACTTATGGCTTTACAGGAAGATGAGAAGACAAATAAGTGGAAGAAGCAGGATATCTGCATTGGCAGCACAACAGCTTGTGCTTTCCCTGGAATGATCAGCTCCTACAGCAAATTCATCATCTCATTTGCTGAGGATGAAGCAG GTGAGCTGTATTTTATGT ATTCTTATCCCAGTGCCTATGCACCACATGGATCACTCTATAAGCTCATTGATTTGT CAAGGAGAGCTCCACCAGGGAAGTGCAAATacaagcctgttccagtgaaaACACAGAGCAAGTGGATATCATTTGTTCCATGTGCAA AGACTGTCCTTGAGCTGCTAAATGAACCTTCAACAACCAAGCCTCCAAAAAAATCTTCTACTCTCACTGCAGCCACCCCAAGAGTATCTTCTAAGAAAGCAAAAAGGACCCCATCCACCAAAATAAAAGCATCAACAGTGAAAGCAGCTCCATCTGGTAAAGGGAGACAGAGAGTCAAAGCTGAGGCTGAATCTCACAAGGGAAAGAAGGTTGCACACAACTCCAGAACTGCACCAGCACCACGTTTGCCAAGAAAGAAGAGCTCCCACTTAGCCAGAACCAAGGAGGTTCTTCCAAAGAAAGCAGCACCAGTTAAGGGAAAACTGGAGaacaggaggaagaaggagCTTTTGGAGCTCAGTGATGTCCCAGAAAAAGCAAGTCATGTATAA